One Tamlana carrageenivorans genomic region harbors:
- a CDS encoding glycoside hydrolase family 2 TIM barrel-domain containing protein — protein MKNLFCVVFIICIQFLSHSQNTSEFDRELDFNLNWDFYLSESDEDYKTINKSKFKKVNLPHDWVVENGFDETLGDDAKATGFIPSVGYGYYKKEFSLKTESDELTYILFDGVYNNSEVYINGHKLGFHPYGYSPFYYNLTPHLNTNGKPNTIIVKLDHSRFADSRWYTGAGIYRNVKLVTTNKLHIPIWGTFVTTPNVSKDLAKVQIDVSFNNEYNSDQKVFVTTKIFDANQNEIAKISSELAIKVQSKAEITQDLNVNHPQLWDVNSPYLYKAVTTISKNNRVIDVVETPFGIRTIKFDTNKGFFLNGVNMKIKGVCLHHDGGLVGAAVPKDVWERRLKILKDGGVNAIRISHNPASNEFLDLCDEMGFLVQDEFFDEWDNPKDKRLNTNEKSVDYITRGYQEHFQEWAKKDLTAIMLSHRNHPSIFQWSIGNEIEWTYPRNADATGFFGNMNWNGNYFWDKPPYSPEKIKEQLETLPRGKYDIGETAQKLSRWTKALDTTRPVTANLILPSVSHLSGYTDALDVVGYSYRRILYDYGHKNYPDKPIMGTENLAQYHEWKSIMERPFISGTFLWTGIDYMGEIRSPWPIRVQPSGLLTTAGFPKGSYYMMQSLWTEKPMIHIATQNIEKSLNKIDDNGNIVAKNPNKWKNALWEWQDVNDYWNYAKGEMISVEMYSNCDEIELFLNGKSLGEKYLKDFEDHIYKWGVPFTEGTLLAKGSKDGVVTEAKIVTATKSSEIELIADDLTLDADHYDVSNIVLQLEDKHGNPVATDDREIHFEISGPAKLLGVDNGWKKSVQPFQSNINTTHNGKTLVVIQATGTPGTIHVKAKGRGLKTETISIKSK, from the coding sequence ATGAAGAATCTATTTTGTGTTGTTTTTATTATTTGTATTCAATTTTTATCTCATTCTCAAAATACTAGTGAATTTGATAGGGAATTGGACTTTAATTTAAATTGGGACTTTTATTTAAGTGAATCCGATGAAGATTATAAGACTATAAACAAATCTAAATTCAAAAAAGTTAATTTGCCTCATGATTGGGTTGTTGAAAATGGTTTTGATGAAACTTTAGGCGATGATGCTAAAGCTACCGGTTTTATTCCAAGTGTAGGTTATGGCTATTATAAAAAGGAATTTAGTTTAAAAACAGAATCAGATGAATTAACCTATATTCTTTTTGATGGGGTTTATAATAATTCTGAGGTATATATAAATGGTCACAAATTAGGATTTCATCCTTATGGGTATTCACCTTTCTATTACAATTTAACACCGCATTTAAATACAAATGGTAAACCTAATACTATTATAGTAAAGTTAGATCATAGCCGCTTTGCCGATAGCCGTTGGTACACTGGAGCAGGAATTTACAGAAACGTTAAATTAGTTACTACTAATAAACTTCATATACCTATTTGGGGAACGTTTGTTACAACCCCTAATGTTTCTAAAGATTTGGCCAAGGTTCAAATAGATGTAAGTTTTAATAATGAATACAATTCAGATCAAAAAGTCTTTGTTACCACTAAGATTTTTGATGCTAACCAAAATGAAATCGCAAAAATAAGTTCTGAATTAGCTATTAAAGTGCAATCAAAAGCTGAAATCACTCAGGATTTAAATGTAAACCATCCACAACTTTGGGATGTTAACTCACCATATTTATACAAAGCTGTAACAACTATTAGTAAAAACAATAGGGTTATTGATGTGGTTGAAACCCCATTCGGAATCCGCACGATTAAGTTTGATACGAATAAAGGTTTCTTTTTAAATGGTGTCAATATGAAGATTAAAGGGGTGTGTTTGCATCATGATGGCGGACTCGTAGGAGCAGCAGTGCCAAAAGATGTTTGGGAAAGACGTCTTAAAATTCTTAAAGATGGTGGGGTAAATGCTATTCGAATTTCTCACAATCCAGCTTCAAACGAGTTTTTAGATTTGTGTGATGAAATGGGCTTTTTGGTGCAAGATGAATTTTTTGATGAATGGGATAACCCTAAAGATAAACGTTTAAACACCAACGAAAAAAGTGTCGATTACATTACTCGTGGTTATCAAGAACATTTTCAAGAATGGGCAAAGAAAGATTTAACGGCTATCATGTTAAGTCATCGTAATCACCCTTCAATCTTTCAATGGAGTATTGGAAATGAAATCGAGTGGACCTACCCAAGAAATGCCGATGCAACCGGGTTTTTTGGAAATATGAACTGGAACGGGAATTACTTTTGGGATAAGCCGCCATATTCTCCAGAAAAAATTAAAGAACAGCTAGAAACCCTGCCAAGAGGTAAATACGATATTGGTGAAACGGCTCAAAAGTTATCACGCTGGACAAAAGCTTTAGATACGACACGTCCTGTTACAGCAAATTTAATTTTACCATCGGTAAGTCATTTATCAGGTTACACCGATGCCTTAGATGTAGTTGGGTATAGTTACCGACGTATTTTATATGATTACGGACACAAAAACTACCCGGATAAACCAATTATGGGAACCGAAAATTTAGCGCAGTACCACGAATGGAAATCCATTATGGAGCGTCCGTTTATTTCTGGAACTTTTCTTTGGACAGGTATTGATTATATGGGTGAAATTAGATCGCCTTGGCCAATACGAGTACAACCTTCAGGCTTGTTAACAACCGCTGGTTTTCCAAAAGGGTCTTACTATATGATGCAATCCTTATGGACCGAGAAGCCAATGATTCATATTGCGACGCAAAACATTGAAAAGTCATTAAACAAAATTGATGACAACGGTAACATCGTGGCTAAAAACCCTAATAAATGGAAAAATGCCCTTTGGGAATGGCAAGATGTAAATGACTATTGGAATTATGCTAAAGGAGAAATGATTTCGGTTGAAATGTACTCAAATTGCGATGAAATTGAATTGTTTTTAAATGGTAAATCTCTAGGTGAAAAATATTTAAAAGATTTCGAAGATCATATCTATAAGTGGGGTGTGCCTTTTACGGAAGGAACTTTACTGGCTAAAGGATCTAAAGATGGTGTTGTAACCGAAGCGAAGATTGTTACGGCCACGAAATCTTCCGAAATCGAGTTAATAGCTGATGACTTAACACTTGATGCAGATCATTACGATGTATCAAATATCGTGTTGCAATTGGAAGATAAACACGGAAACCCTGTTGCTACAGACGATCGTGAAATTCATTTTGAAATTTCTGGACCTGCCAAATTATTAGGTGTCGATAACGGTTGGAAAAAGAGTGTACAACCTTTTCAGTCTAACATAAACACCACACATAATGGTAAAACCTTAGTAGTTATTCAGGCTACAGGAACACCAGGAACCATTCATGTGAAGGCTAAAGGTCGCGGATTAAAAACGGAAACGATTTCAATAAAAAGTAAATAA
- the aldA gene encoding aldehyde dehydrogenase, producing MTKIKDYQLFINGAWRTSTSGETIDIVSPSTEEVVARIQNGTAEEANEALEAADKAQKEWKKLPARKRAELLYKLADEIDANNEYLATLLTKEQGKLLKVARFEVSVTASFIRYACEGARRIEGDIIPSDNPNEQIWIQKVPRGVVVAITAWNFPLALAGRKLGPALVAGNTIVIKPTSETPLATLELGTLANKVGIPAGVINILTGPGRVMGNALVENPITKMVTMTGSTPVGQQIARLAANNLTHVQLELGGKAPFIVFEDADIDAAVEAALHSRFDNCGQVCTCNERMYVHEGIYDVFMEKFIAKVKTLKVGDPMLEETDMGPKVNGSELKHMEHLVAVSIEEGATVATGGKRPEGAQFEKGFWFEPTVLTNVTQDMTIVHEESFGPILPVLKFSSFEEVIGYANDCEYGLAAMVFTNDMNTIMKCNDELEYGEIYVNRGHGEQHQGFHNGYKLSGSGGEDGKYGFEQYLEKKTFYIKHKA from the coding sequence ATGACAAAAATAAAAGACTATCAGTTATTCATTAACGGAGCATGGAGAACATCAACATCAGGAGAAACGATTGATATTGTAAGCCCATCAACTGAAGAAGTTGTGGCGCGCATACAAAACGGAACAGCCGAAGAAGCTAATGAAGCTTTAGAAGCTGCCGATAAAGCTCAAAAAGAGTGGAAAAAATTACCAGCGCGTAAACGTGCTGAATTATTATATAAATTGGCGGATGAAATAGACGCTAATAACGAATATTTAGCCACTTTATTAACTAAAGAGCAAGGCAAACTTCTAAAGGTAGCCCGTTTTGAGGTGTCTGTTACGGCTTCATTTATTAGATATGCTTGTGAAGGTGCACGTCGTATTGAAGGGGATATTATTCCTTCAGACAACCCTAACGAGCAAATTTGGATTCAAAAAGTACCTCGTGGTGTGGTTGTTGCCATTACCGCTTGGAATTTCCCTTTAGCTTTAGCTGGTCGTAAATTAGGTCCTGCTTTAGTAGCAGGAAATACTATTGTTATTAAACCAACTTCCGAAACGCCTTTAGCTACTTTAGAGTTAGGAACTTTAGCTAATAAAGTAGGGATTCCAGCTGGTGTTATCAATATCTTAACCGGCCCAGGTCGTGTTATGGGGAATGCTTTAGTGGAAAACCCAATTACTAAAATGGTAACCATGACAGGGTCTACGCCTGTAGGACAGCAAATCGCAAGATTAGCAGCGAATAACTTAACACATGTACAATTAGAATTGGGTGGAAAAGCACCATTTATCGTGTTTGAAGATGCCGATATCGATGCAGCAGTTGAAGCGGCTTTACATTCTCGTTTTGATAACTGCGGACAAGTATGTACCTGTAACGAACGTATGTATGTGCATGAAGGTATTTACGATGTGTTTATGGAAAAATTCATTGCTAAAGTGAAAACTTTAAAAGTGGGTGATCCGATGCTAGAAGAAACCGATATGGGACCAAAAGTAAATGGTTCAGAATTAAAGCACATGGAGCATTTAGTGGCCGTTTCTATTGAAGAAGGTGCTACAGTAGCTACAGGAGGAAAACGTCCTGAAGGTGCTCAATTTGAAAAAGGTTTCTGGTTCGAACCAACGGTTTTAACCAATGTTACACAGGATATGACGATTGTTCATGAAGAGTCTTTCGGACCTATTTTACCAGTACTTAAATTCTCTTCTTTTGAAGAAGTTATTGGTTATGCAAACGACTGTGAATACGGTTTAGCGGCTATGGTTTTTACTAACGATATGAATACCATTATGAAGTGTAATGATGAGTTAGAATACGGTGAAATCTATGTAAATAGAGGACATGGTGAACAACACCAAGGCTTCCATAACGGCTATAAATTATCAGGTTCTGGTGGTGAAGATGGTAAATACGGTTTCGAACAATATTTAGAAAAGAAAACATTCTATATTAAACATAAAGCTTAA
- a CDS encoding SDR family NAD(P)-dependent oxidoreductase: MLNTFSLEGKTALVTGCKRGIGKAMAIGLAEAGANIIGVSASLELSGSDVAKEVEARGKKFSAYQCDFSDRKSLYKFIEAAKADHPQIDILVNNAGTILRTPAAEHPDEMWDKVIEVNQNAQFILTREIGKEMVARGAGKIIFTASLLTFQGGITVPGYAASKGAIGQLTMAFANEWAGKGVNVNAIAPGYIATDNTEALRNDPVRAESILSRIPAGRWGKPEDFAGPTVFLASEAASYMNGSIVLVDGGWMGR; the protein is encoded by the coding sequence ATTTTAAATACATTCAGTTTAGAAGGAAAAACAGCTTTAGTTACAGGTTGTAAAAGAGGAATTGGTAAAGCTATGGCTATTGGTTTGGCCGAAGCTGGTGCAAATATTATTGGTGTTTCGGCATCTTTAGAATTATCGGGAAGCGATGTGGCTAAAGAAGTGGAAGCTAGAGGAAAAAAATTCTCGGCATACCAATGTGATTTTTCAGATAGAAAATCGCTTTATAAGTTCATTGAAGCTGCTAAGGCCGACCATCCACAAATTGACATTTTAGTAAACAATGCAGGAACTATTTTAAGAACGCCTGCTGCAGAACATCCTGATGAGATGTGGGATAAAGTGATTGAGGTAAATCAAAATGCACAATTCATTTTAACTCGTGAAATCGGAAAAGAAATGGTAGCAAGAGGCGCTGGGAAAATCATTTTCACAGCTTCATTATTAACCTTTCAAGGTGGTATTACGGTGCCAGGTTATGCGGCTAGTAAAGGTGCCATTGGTCAGTTAACCATGGCTTTTGCTAACGAATGGGCAGGAAAAGGTGTGAATGTAAACGCCATTGCTCCAGGATACATCGCTACAGATAACACAGAAGCTTTAAGAAACGATCCTGTTAGAGCAGAATCTATTTTATCACGTATTCCAGCAGGACGTTGGGGGAAACCAGAAGATTTTGCTGGCCCAACCGTATTCCTAGCTTCAGAAGCGGCTAGCTACATGAACGGTTCTATCGTATTGGTAGACGGTGGTTGGATGGGACGTTAA
- a CDS encoding zinc-dependent alcohol dehydrogenase, translating to MKATRYEGDKTFKVIEKEMADPAAGEVRIKVAYVGVCGTDVHIYHGMMDKRVNIPVTIGHEMSGVIDAVGDGVSDYAVGDKVVVRPLDDRKVKSSDKGFNHICEELKFIGIDSEGAMQQYWNVPTFTLHKLKETTNLKLAALIEPLSVATHDVRRSGLVKGETAVVLGGGPIGLLVAMVAKEVGAQVIISEVNPKRIEKAKALGFDAVSPMEVDLVEYVKSKTENRRADVVFEVAGVQPALDIMCEVAGIRGRIVMVAIHGEKKPVDLFKFFWKELSLIGARVYEKEDYEKSIELITANELPFEEMITDVQPLSNIQQVFENIDSNPDGLKVLMDCQL from the coding sequence ATGAAAGCAACACGTTACGAAGGAGATAAAACCTTCAAAGTAATTGAAAAAGAAATGGCAGATCCAGCTGCTGGCGAAGTTAGAATTAAAGTCGCTTATGTTGGTGTTTGCGGAACCGATGTTCATATTTACCATGGTATGATGGACAAACGTGTAAACATTCCTGTAACCATCGGACATGAAATGTCTGGGGTTATTGATGCCGTTGGCGATGGTGTTTCAGATTATGCCGTTGGCGATAAAGTTGTAGTTCGTCCGTTGGATGATAGAAAGGTAAAATCTTCCGATAAAGGTTTCAATCACATTTGTGAGGAATTAAAATTTATTGGTATCGATAGTGAAGGAGCGATGCAACAATATTGGAACGTACCTACATTCACATTACATAAATTGAAAGAAACAACCAATTTAAAATTGGCTGCTTTAATTGAGCCTTTATCGGTTGCTACACACGATGTACGTAGAAGTGGTTTGGTAAAAGGTGAAACTGCTGTAGTTTTAGGCGGTGGTCCAATAGGTTTATTAGTGGCTATGGTGGCTAAAGAAGTTGGTGCACAAGTGATTATTTCTGAAGTGAATCCGAAGCGTATTGAAAAAGCAAAAGCTCTTGGTTTTGATGCTGTGAGTCCGATGGAAGTCGATTTAGTGGAATACGTAAAAAGTAAAACAGAAAACCGTAGAGCCGATGTGGTTTTTGAAGTAGCTGGCGTACAACCAGCATTAGATATTATGTGTGAAGTTGCTGGAATTCGCGGTCGTATCGTGATGGTAGCTATTCACGGAGAGAAAAAACCAGTAGATTTATTTAAATTTTTCTGGAAGGAACTAAGCTTAATTGGGGCTCGTGTTTATGAGAAGGAAGATTACGAAAAATCTATCGAACTTATCACAGCAAACGAATTACCGTTTGAAGAGATGATTACCGATGTACAGCCTTTAAGTAATATTCAACAAGTTTTCGAAAACATAGACAGCAATCCTGATGGCTTAAAAGTATTAATGGATTGTCAGTTATAA
- a CDS encoding sulfatase family protein, protein MIFPNPNKFKYLLLAVLSITFMHCKSDKKQAEINAEKTITQPNVVVIYLDDLGFGDLSCYGATALQTPNIDKLANGGVRFTNGYATSATCTPSRYGILTGVYPWRNKDAKILPGTAPLLISTTQETLPKLFKSKGYETAVVGKWHLGLGSGHVDWNKHISPSPNEVGFDYSYIMAATQDRVPTVYIENGDVVGLDPNDPIEVNYNKNFEGEPTAISNPEMLKMKWHHGHNNSIVNGIPRIGYMKGGEAAKWKDIDMADHFLEKAQTYVKNHKDFPFFLYYALQQPHVPRTPHPRFEGKSGLGPRGDVILEADWVIGEFINTLKSEGLLENTLIVFSSDNGPVLNDGYEDDAVEKLGDHDPKGGLRGGKYSLFEAGTHVPFITYWEGKIKPLVSDALVCQVDLMASFTTLIDGDIKPSDSEDILKAFLGESKKGRESLILEANTRTAYREGDWIMIPPYEGKSYYEDVQIEIGIAPEYQLYHLKTDPGQQKNLAVYNPEQLKLMVEHFNAKRGNAYSNIEELELK, encoded by the coding sequence ATGATTTTCCCTAATCCGAATAAATTCAAATACCTCCTTTTAGCGGTGTTAAGCATTACTTTTATGCATTGTAAAAGCGATAAAAAACAAGCTGAAATAAATGCAGAAAAAACCATAACACAACCTAATGTGGTGGTTATTTATTTAGACGATTTAGGGTTTGGCGATTTAAGTTGCTATGGTGCAACGGCTTTACAAACACCAAATATTGATAAATTGGCTAACGGTGGTGTACGCTTTACTAATGGTTATGCAACCTCTGCAACGTGTACACCAAGCCGTTATGGCATATTAACAGGGGTGTATCCTTGGCGTAATAAGGATGCTAAAATCCTTCCAGGAACGGCTCCTTTATTAATTTCTACAACTCAGGAAACACTACCCAAATTATTTAAATCTAAAGGTTATGAAACGGCCGTTGTAGGCAAATGGCATTTAGGTTTAGGTTCTGGTCATGTCGATTGGAATAAACACATTTCACCGAGTCCTAACGAAGTAGGATTTGATTATTCATACATCATGGCAGCTACTCAAGACCGCGTGCCAACCGTTTACATCGAAAATGGCGATGTGGTTGGATTAGATCCAAACGATCCTATAGAAGTGAATTATAATAAAAACTTTGAAGGGGAGCCTACTGCAATTTCAAACCCTGAAATGCTTAAAATGAAATGGCACCATGGGCATAACAATAGCATAGTAAACGGTATTCCTAGAATTGGTTATATGAAAGGAGGTGAAGCAGCCAAGTGGAAAGATATCGATATGGCCGATCACTTTTTAGAGAAGGCACAGACTTACGTGAAAAACCATAAAGATTTTCCATTTTTCTTATATTACGCACTACAGCAACCGCATGTACCTAGAACGCCTCATCCGCGTTTTGAAGGAAAATCTGGTTTAGGACCTCGTGGCGATGTGATTTTAGAAGCCGATTGGGTAATTGGTGAATTTATAAATACCCTTAAATCTGAAGGACTTTTAGAGAACACTTTAATCGTTTTTTCAAGTGATAATGGCCCTGTTTTAAATGATGGCTATGAAGATGATGCGGTTGAAAAACTAGGAGATCACGATCCAAAAGGTGGTCTTCGAGGTGGAAAATACAGTTTGTTTGAAGCGGGTACGCATGTGCCATTCATTACCTATTGGGAAGGAAAAATAAAACCACTAGTGTCTGATGCTTTAGTATGTCAGGTGGATTTAATGGCCTCTTTTACAACACTTATTGATGGCGATATAAAACCTTCAGATAGCGAAGATATTTTAAAAGCTTTCTTAGGTGAAAGTAAAAAGGGACGTGAGTCTTTAATTTTAGAGGCCAATACTAGAACTGCGTATCGTGAAGGCGATTGGATTATGATTCCACCATACGAAGGCAAAAGTTATTATGAAGATGTTCAAATTGAAATCGGGATAGCTCCAGAGTATCAATTGTATCATCTGAAAACAGATCCTGGTCAGCAAAAAAACCTTGCAGTATATAATCCAGAGCAATTAAAACTGATGGTTGAGCATTTCAACGCAAAGCGGGGTAATGCCTATTCAAACATTGAAGAATTAGA
- a CDS encoding sulfatase codes for MKNTLNIIPYKFPILTAFIFGVFSFVYGQNQPNIIFILSDDAGYADFGFQGSREFKTPNLDKLASQSIRFTQAYVSAAVCGPSRAGILTGKYQQRFGYEENNVPGYMSASGTTGDEMGLPLDQKLISEYLKEQGYKTALFGKWHMGNADRFHPTKRGFDTFYGFRGGARSYYEFNENNKSSRKEDRMERGFGGFEESKQYLTDALAHETVQFIEAHKAQPFFVYLSFNAVHTPIEAHPDDLKKFPKLKGKRKTLAAMTLALDRACGKVFDKLDELGLRDNTIIVFTNDNGGPSDTNASLNKPLGGTKANHLEGGIRVPFLMALPNQQQKHTTYKYPISTLDLFPTFYNLAGGNEKQILDLDGVNLLPFVTGENKSRPHETLYWKKEVRGAIRHQDWKLIRYPDRPAELYNLAEDESEVNNLATTHPDIVNDLYKQFFEWEVSLERPRWMLKHQYEKDAIERLDKYRN; via the coding sequence ATGAAAAACACTCTAAACATAATACCTTATAAATTTCCAATTTTAACAGCGTTTATTTTTGGAGTGTTTTCATTTGTATATGGTCAAAATCAGCCTAACATCATATTCATCTTATCGGATGATGCGGGTTATGCCGATTTTGGTTTTCAAGGCAGTAGGGAATTCAAAACCCCCAACTTAGACAAGCTAGCTTCACAAAGTATTCGCTTTACTCAAGCTTACGTATCTGCGGCGGTTTGCGGTCCTTCAAGAGCCGGGATTTTAACCGGGAAATACCAACAACGTTTTGGTTACGAAGAAAACAATGTGCCTGGTTATATGAGTGCTTCAGGAACTACAGGCGATGAGATGGGTTTACCGCTTGATCAAAAATTAATTTCAGAATACTTAAAAGAACAGGGTTATAAAACGGCTTTATTCGGAAAATGGCACATGGGCAACGCCGACCGTTTTCATCCAACAAAACGCGGTTTCGATACCTTTTACGGATTCAGAGGCGGCGCTAGAAGTTATTACGAGTTTAACGAGAATAATAAAAGCTCTAGAAAAGAAGACCGGATGGAACGTGGTTTTGGTGGTTTTGAAGAGTCTAAACAGTATCTAACCGATGCCTTGGCTCATGAAACGGTTCAATTTATAGAAGCACATAAAGCACAACCATTTTTTGTGTATTTGTCATTTAATGCGGTGCATACACCTATCGAAGCGCATCCAGACGATTTAAAAAAGTTTCCAAAGTTAAAAGGTAAACGAAAAACTTTAGCAGCTATGACCTTGGCTTTAGATCGTGCCTGCGGAAAAGTATTCGATAAATTAGACGAGCTAGGTTTACGAGATAACACTATTATTGTTTTTACTAATGATAATGGCGGCCCTTCAGATACCAATGCGTCTTTAAATAAACCTTTAGGCGGTACAAAAGCCAATCATTTGGAAGGCGGTATTCGCGTACCATTTTTAATGGCCTTACCAAATCAGCAACAGAAGCATACAACTTACAAATACCCAATAAGCACCTTAGATTTATTTCCTACGTTTTACAATCTAGCAGGAGGAAATGAAAAGCAAATTTTAGATTTAGATGGTGTTAACCTGTTGCCATTCGTAACAGGGGAAAACAAATCGAGACCACACGAAACATTGTATTGGAAGAAAGAGGTTAGAGGTGCCATTAGACATCAAGATTGGAAATTAATTCGCTATCCGGATCGTCCAGCAGAATTGTACAATTTAGCTGAAGATGAATCGGAAGTTAACAATTTAGCGACAACGCATCCAGACATTGTAAACGACCTATATAAACAATTTTTTGAATGGGAAGTGTCTTTGGAACGCCCACGTTGGATGCTAAAACATCAATATGAAAAAGACGCCATAGAGCGCCTAGATAAATACAGAAACTAA